The following proteins are encoded in a genomic region of Vanessa tameamea isolate UH-Manoa-2023 chromosome 4, ilVanTame1 primary haplotype, whole genome shotgun sequence:
- the LOC113394398 gene encoding alsin has protein sequence MSQHKFWRGITTLNIPSLQQVPDKIVKLCSLDTDFIVLGSDHGLYYCTVLEENLSFKKISGISAIDISYHNDILYIIDVHGRLYKTNSCFKNKEEIVVKEESKCCPHGFKSTSFKVKFRNVVTSDFGQLFISSDGHLWGSGVMPQIALETNSIKKVPFFEGRTVYSASVGQDFAAVIARKNVRNSGNCDTDSENDDEEVFASNCSQCQTIIGLASPASVPSLSETCPLGVHISKSSEDSSSTTAPQTDVHVDAQSLTEDSSPSSEESKVEKPDAIQYVNNNLDTDNEVQVENVDDDDDRENTENDHNNTEKINNIFINTDAARQFLSRQLSWVSAGEDYLVEYTEKPTRIIKENVSNLTNFVYEGVKTVGDKVATLSRHVSGSSDNNETVEILNRNFSEEVNSLMYSCISNKFEDLQFSTSTISSEKEFETARKNENLKNMSKLGKNILATELWTWGDISHGQLGIGDTVKRIKPMIVMSLSGFGLQKVSCGKWHCSALTLDGRLFMWGYNHFNQVSFDTREDKSSPKQFTENSDSDRIRDMIATDNHTLAYTHNENIFYMGKHLDGFTDSVVNLNKKNDEISNEKDKNCQSNVNETQSLGNKAENLCYHWRVLSSGNISYCSVEKSTICPEFQNLSIAQRYLEEMLLIYHSLVKPFLKKSKAITTHSNVYETVCDMFSDILNITALNVLSTWQYAEKHINECDISLIKNLEEFIYLYRKYYISISNLIVIGGFAHINNIVDVPSSIYNLFSDQLPTNKQKNNKKTLEAVVSLAFVQPLTRLSSYKCISQSLLRHKTKRKKAEHRAIVEEKIAKVVSSLDILIEDQDKKRKEADVTKLFWETIGKSLDLYRMPERRLIRESKSRPLNLVNPGRFSSHWFILFNDLFVHVSGSTPNVHPLETLWVEAVPNSDSLQNALQLTTPEETICVTTTSEEEKTEWLHSINSSIRTVLNKESTFKPPAIRTASYTFSNKAAFYKDAKYNGRWLDGKIHGSGKIEWPDGKFYVGQFQMNALCGHGKMEIPGVGIYEGQWKDNLQNGYGVLKYTSGDIYEGYFKDGQPHGHGIKKQGDFTTSTATIYTGEWVVGVRHGYGVMDDIGKGEKYLGNWSDNKKHGCGLIVTLDGIYYEGLFTQDILTGHGVMVFEDGTHYEGEFRSAGVFSGKGVLTFSSGDKIEGSLSGAWTEGVKISNGVMHLNVSNPVLPDNSKPNSFGKLSVVPNQKWNAIFRQCFQCMGVSETVLTPNGNHLSNGTSAVTDNMKIWQNVAVAISCSHKEKHSNLSAKKSKGSDLEKSVDCLEVIPQFGQKTLALNDYMELKQYLYNACESAHHPLGQLVLSLTNAFNTTYGGVRVHPLLLSHAVKELKSITSRLYQVVRLLFPALPSEGTDIVLPYKTKEDPDDNEESNPIDGEVVSAASLLQPTLLPRVHPALFVLYALHNKREDDLYWRRLLKWNKQPDITLMAFLGIDQKFWSTNQNHQSSPPFSPMKEQLFNEAVETLQQLKTTFSPIEKLLVIRSTFQKMTTAVQQELGQHYLWSMDELFPVFHFVVVRARILQLGSEIHFVEDFLEPGMQHGELGLMFTTLKACYFQILQEKMSINS, from the exons ATGAGTCAACATAAGTTCTGGAGAGGtataacaacattaaatatacCCTCTTTGCAACAGGTACCTGATAAGATTGTTAAACTTTGTTCTTTGGACACAGATTTCATTGTTCTTGGAAGTGACCATGGCCTTTATTATTGCACTGTTTTGGaagaaaatttaagttttaaaaaaattagcgGTATATCAGCCATAGACATATCGTACCACAatgatatcttatatattattgatgtaCATGGACGCCTCTACAAAACAAActcttgttttaaaaacaaagaagAAATTGTTGTTAAAGAGGAATCAAAGTGTTGCCCTCATGGCTTTAAAAGTActagttttaaagtaaaatttagaaATGTAGTGACAAGTGATTTTGGGCAACTATTTATTAGCAGTGATGGACATCTCTGGGGCTCTGGTGTAATGCCTCAAATAGCATTAGAAACTAATAGTATTAAGAAAGTCCCATTCTTTGAGGGAAGGACAGTATACAGTGCTTCTGTAGGTCAAGATTTTGCTGCTGTGATAGCAAGAAAAAATGTTAGAAACTCTGGCAACTGTGATACAGATAGTGAAAATGATGATGAAGAAGTGTTTGCATCTAATTGCTCACAATGTCAAACAATTATAGGGCTGGCTTCACCTGCCTCAGTTCCTTCTTTATCTGAAACTTGTCCCCTCGGAGTACACATAAGTAAGTCTAGTGAAGATTCGAGTAGCACAACCGCTCCTCAGACTGATGTTCATGTTGATGCTCAAAGTCTTACAGAAGATTCAAGTCCTTCTTCTGAAGAGTCCAAAGTCGAAAAACCTGATGCCatacaatatgtaaataataatttagatacaGATAATGAAGTACAAGTAGaaaatgttgatgatgatgatgatagagAAAATACTGAGAATGATCAtaataatacagaaaaaataaataatatatttattaacactgACGCTGCAAGACAGTTTTTAAGTAGACAACTGTCTTGGGTATCGGCAGGGGAAGATTATTTAGTAGAATATACAGAGAAACCTACaagaataattaaagaaaatgtttccaatcttacaaattttgtttatgaaGGCGTTAAAACAGTTGGTGACAAAGTAGCTACTTTATCTAGACATGTAAGTGGTAGTAGTGACAACAATGAAACAGTTGAAATTTTGAACCGTAACTTCAGTGAAGAAGTAAATTCACTTATGTACAGCTGTATTTCTAACAAATTTGAAGATCTTCAATTTTCAACAAGTACAATTAGTAGTGAAAAAGAGTTTGAGACAGCTAGAAAGAATGAGAATCTCAAAAACATGTCAAAActtggtaaaaatatattagcaacTGAGCTGTGGACTTGGGGTGACATATCACATGGACAATTAGGTATAGGTGATACGGTAAAGAGAATCAAACCAATGATAGTTATGAGTTTATCCGGTTTTGGCTTGCAAAAGGTATCTTGTGGTAAATGGCATTGCAGTGCATTAACTTTAGATGGCAGACTTTTTATGTGGGGCTACAATCATTTCAATCAAGTTAGCTTTGATACAAGAGAAGATAAAAGTAGTCCTAAACAATTTACAGAGAATTCTGATAGTGACCGTATCAGAGACATGATAGCTACTGATAACCACACCCTTGCCTACACAcacaatgaaaacattttctatATGGGTAAACATCTAGATGGATTTACTGACAgtgttgtaaatttaaataagaaaaatgatGAAATTTCTAATGAAAAGGATAAAAATTGTCAAAGCAATGTCAATGAAACTCAAAGTCTTGGCAATAAAGCCGAAAATTTGTGCTATCATTGGAGGGTACTGTCTTCTGGCAACATTAGTTACTGTTCTGTAGAGAAATCCACAATATGCCCAGAATTTCAAAACTTGTCTATTGCTCAAAGATATCTAGAAGAAAtgcttttaatatatcattcacTAGTAAAGCCTTTTCTCAAAAAGAGCAAAGCAATAACTACACATTCCAATGTATATGAAACAGTTTGTGATATGTTTAgtgacatattaaatataactgctTTGAATGTTCTATCAACTTGGCAATATGCTGAGAAGCACATAAACGAATgtgatatttcattaataaaaaatttagaagaatttatttatttatatagaaagtattatataagtataagcaatttaattgttattggtGGTTTCGCTcatattaacaatattgttGATGTTCCATCaagtatctataatttatttagtgatCAATTACCTACGAATAagcagaaaaataataaaaagacatTGGAAGCTGTTGTTTCCTTAGCATTTGTGCAACCATTGACAAGATTAAGCTCTTACAAATGTATATCGCAGTCACTATTACgtcataaaacaaaaagaaaaaaagccGAACACAGAGCGATTGTAGAGGAAAAAATAGCCAAAGTTGTTTcatcattagatattctaataGAAGACCAAgacaagaaaagaaaagaagCCGATGTGACTAAATTATTTTGGGAAACAATTGGAAAAAGTTTAGATTTGTATAGAATGCCTGAGAGACGATTGATCAGGGAATCAAAATCACGACCTTTAAATTTAGTGAATCCGGGGCGATTCAGCAGCCATTGGTTCATtctatttaatgatttattcgTCCATGTAAGCGGAAGTACACCAAACGTCCATCCATTAGAAACATTATGGGTTGAAGCCGTCCCAAACAGTGACTCCTTACAAAATGCATTACAGCTTACAACTCCAGAAGAAACAATATGTGTTACTACTACTTCTGAAGAAGAAAAAACCGAATGGTTACATTCTATAAATTCATCGATTCgaacagttttaaataaagaatcaaCATTCAAACCTCCAGCTATTAGGACAGCCAGTTATACATTTTCTAATAAGGCAGCATTTTACAAAGATGCCAAATACAATGGACGATGGCTAGATGGTAAAATTCATGGTAGTGGTAAAATTGAATGGCCAGATGGCAAGTTTTACGTTGGACAGTTTCAAATGAATGCTCTATGTGGTCACGGAAAAATGGAAATCCCTGGAGTAG gaatTTATGAAGGTCAATGGAAAGACAATCTGCAAAATGGCTATGGTGTTCTGAAATATACATCTGGTGATATATACGAGGGATACTTTAAAGATGGTCAACCTCATGGTCATGGGATTAAAAAACAGGGTGATTTTACTACATCTACAGCTACAATATACACTGGGGAATGGGTCGTCGGCGTCAGACATGGCTACGGCGTCATGGACGATATTGGTAAAGGAGAAAAATACCTTGGTAATTGGAGCGACAACAAAAAACATGGCTGTGGTCTTATTGTGACCTTGGATGGAATTTACTATGAAGGATTATTTACGCAGGATATATTGACT GGTCACGGAGTTATGGTTTTCGAAGATGGAACTCATTATGAGGGCGAGTTCAGATCAGCCGGCGTATTTTCAGGAAAGGGTGTGTTGACCTTCTCAAGTGGCGATAAAATTGAAGGTTCTCTCAGCGGAGCTTGGACAGAAGGTGTGAAAATATCAAATGGAGTCATGCACCTAAATGTGTCTAATCCTGTTCTTCCAGACAATTCAAAACCGAA CTCATTTGGCAAATTAAGTGTAGTACCAAATCAGAAATGGAACGCAATATTTCGACAATGTTTTCAATGCATGGGTGTATCTGAAACCGTTCTAACTCCAAACGGTAATCATTTATCGAATGGTACGTCCGCTGTAACAGATAACATGAAAATATGGCAAAATGTCGCAGTTGCCATATCTTGTTCTCATAAAGAGAAACATTCCAATCTTTctgcaaaaaaatctaaagGGTCCGATTTGGAAAAGTCAGTAGATTGCTTAGAAGTCATACCACAGTTTGGTCAGAAAACGCTGGCTTTGAATGATTACatggaattaaaacaatatttatataat GCTTGTGAATCCGCACATCATCCTCTGGGACAACTCGTCTTAAGTCTAACTAACGCCTTCAACACAACCTATGGTGGTGTCCGCGTTCATCCACTTCTGTTAAGTCATGCTGTCAAAGAATTGAAAAGCATTACTTCAAGACTTTACCAAGTTGTTCGACTTTTGTTTCCAGCGTTACCATCAGAAGGCACAGATATTGTGTTGCCTTATAAGACTAAGGAGGATCCAGACGATAATGAAGAAAGCAATCCGATAGATGg TGAGGTAGTATCAGCAGCATCACTATTGCAGCCGACATTATTGCCTAGAGTACATCCGGCTTTGTTCGTGTTGTACGCCTTGCACAACAAACGAGAGGACGATCTGTACTGGAGGAGACTCCTCAAATGGAACAAACAGCCTGACATAACACTTATGGCTTTCCTAGGAATTGACCA AAAATTTTGGTCAACCAACCAGAACCATCAATCTTCCCCACCTTTCTCCCCTATGAAAGAACAACTGTTCAATGAAGCCGTGGAGACCCTCCAGCAATTGAAGACCACCTTTTCCCCCATAGAAAAACTCCTCGTCATACGAAGTACTTTCCAAAAAATGACGACGGCCGTGCAACAGGAATTag GTCAGCATTATCTATGGAGTATGGACGAACTCTTTCCCGTCTTCCATTTTGTGGTCGTCCGAGCTCGCATTCTGCAACTCGGTTCCGAAATACACTTTGTGGAGGATTTCCTGGAACCTGGTATGCAGCACGGCGAGTTGGGACTCATGTTTACAACGTTAAAG GCTTGTTACTTTCAAATTCTACAAGAGAAGATGTCTATCAACtcttag